From the Streptomyces sp. SN-593 genome, the window CCCCAGCTCAACACGATCCGCACCGAGTGGACCGCCCACCACACCTCCGGTACGGGGGCCCGCCTGTGACTACCGACACCACGCCCGTCGTGGACCCCGTGACGACCAGCGCTGATCGGCTCGCGGCCTTCCGGGTTGCGATCGCCTCCGGGCAGGTGAGCGCCCGTGCCCTGTACGCCCACCACCTCGCGTTCCTGCGCGCGAAGGCCGGCCTCTCCTTGGTCGAGCTGGCCGACCGGTGCCACTACGAGCAGTCCTATCTCCACCGCCTGGAGACCGGTGGGCGGCTGGGCAACATGCTCGTCGCCGAGACCTTGGACCGCTTCTACGGTACCGGGGAACTGCTCGCGGGACTGTGGTTGCTGGCCAAGCGCGAAGCGAAACGCGCGGCCGGGGGACTCACCGCCCTGGAAGAGACCGCGACCAGCATCCGCGCATACGCCCTCACCACCGTCCCCGCCCTGCTCCAAACCCCCGCGTACGCCGAGGAGCAACTCGCCACCACCCACCCGCAGTCACCGGAGGTGTTGGCCGCGCA encodes:
- a CDS encoding helix-turn-helix domain-containing protein codes for the protein MTTDTTPVVDPVTTSADRLAAFRVAIASGQVSARALYAHHLAFLRAKAGLSLVELADRCHYEQSYLHRLETGGRLGNMLVAETLDRFYGTGELLAGLWLLAKREAKRAAGGLTALEETATSIRAYALTTVPALLQTPAYAEEQLATTHPQSPEVLAAQLNVLRERQARLTETTPHPVRYRAVLDELVLHRGARNQATWDGQLDHLIATAHEPAVTLQLLPLHSGPHDLRGPLQLLSFRVGTTLAYVHGTLTDQITDDPDDIEELSQQYDQVRDLALTPAQTIEHLHTLRTSTR